Proteins encoded by one window of Synechococcus sp. MVIR-18-1:
- a CDS encoding ribonuclease D has translation MTDLSAQPRTFAVFDGDLDADWADRYSHATALAVDTEAMGLIHGRDRLCLVQICDAEDQVSCIRIALGQTEAPRLKALMEQASIEKVFHFARFDVAALATGLGIRVNPIFCTKVGSRLARTYSPRHGLKEVVMELVGVELDKQAQSSDWGRVDELSETQLAYAANDARYLLPARDRLKEMLQREGRWELAERCFACIPVMSDLDRFRFTQTFEH, from the coding sequence ATGACTGACCTCTCCGCACAGCCTCGAACGTTTGCTGTTTTCGATGGCGATCTTGATGCGGACTGGGCGGATCGCTACAGCCATGCCACCGCTTTGGCCGTGGATACGGAAGCCATGGGTTTAATTCATGGACGGGATCGTCTCTGCTTGGTTCAAATCTGTGATGCCGAAGATCAGGTGTCTTGTATTCGGATCGCTCTGGGGCAAACAGAGGCTCCACGCCTTAAAGCGTTGATGGAACAGGCCTCAATTGAAAAAGTGTTCCACTTCGCCAGATTTGATGTTGCGGCGCTTGCAACCGGTTTGGGCATCAGAGTGAATCCCATTTTCTGCACCAAGGTGGGGAGCCGATTAGCCCGCACCTACAGCCCGCGCCATGGACTCAAAGAGGTGGTGATGGAGCTAGTGGGTGTGGAGCTGGATAAGCAGGCTCAAAGTAGTGATTGGGGGCGTGTGGATGAACTCAGTGAGACACAGCTCGCCTATGCGGCTAATGATGCGCGCTACCTACTGCCAGCCCGAGACCGCCTGAAGGAGATGTTGCAGCGTGAGGGACGGTGGGAGTTGGCCGAGCGTTGCTTCGCTTGCATTCCAGTGATGTCCGATCTCGATCGCTTTCGTTTCACCCAGACGTTTGAACATTGA
- a CDS encoding septal ring lytic transglycosylase RlpA family protein codes for MDRTFPFATLVTGLFATGFALFPVLARDVATTEFYDPFEPLKPQSVQASAPTSPGVVPPPVVAPPEPPKRLVISTSTGEASWYGPGFFGNRTANGEVFRPGTMTAAHRTLPFGTKVKVTNLRNGKETIVRINDRGPFSGHRVIDIAHGAAQHLGLVSSGIAQVRLEVLR; via the coding sequence ATGGACCGAACTTTCCCCTTCGCGACTCTCGTCACCGGGCTCTTTGCTACGGGCTTTGCACTGTTTCCAGTCTTGGCTCGTGATGTTGCCACCACTGAGTTTTACGACCCTTTCGAGCCCTTGAAGCCCCAGTCTGTCCAGGCTTCTGCGCCCACCTCTCCGGGGGTTGTTCCTCCTCCTGTGGTGGCCCCTCCAGAACCTCCCAAGAGGTTGGTCATTTCCACTTCAACGGGAGAGGCAAGCTGGTACGGACCTGGTTTCTTTGGCAATCGCACGGCCAACGGAGAGGTCTTTAGGCCAGGAACCATGACCGCAGCGCATCGCACGTTGCCTTTTGGAACGAAAGTGAAGGTGACGAATCTCAGAAACGGCAAAGAAACGATCGTACGAATTAATGACAGGGGCCCATTCAGTGGCCATCGCGTCATCGATATCGCCCATGGCGCCGCTCAGCACCTTGGGTTGGTGTCAAGCGGCATTGCTCAAGTGCGCCTCGAGGTGCTCCGCTGA
- the purM gene encoding phosphoribosylformylglycinamidine cyclo-ligase translates to MDYKTAGVDVEAGRAFVNRIRKSVEATHRPEVVGGLGGFGGLMRLPEGLKKPLLVSGTDGVGTKLELAQDHGGHHNVGIDLVAMCVNDVITSGAEPLFFLDYMATGALSPEAMATVVEGIAEGCRVSGCALLGGETAEMPGFYPPGRYDLAGFCVAVVDEEQLIDGRQIRAGDRILGIASSGIHSNGFSLVRRVLAQAGANAETTFGPSEQPLIETLLTPTQLYGRLVKTLLDAGTPIHGMAHITGGGLPENLPRCLPQGLKASVDPSSWTRPAIYNWLQSYGDIPERDLWHTFNLGIGYCLIVPEEGVSMAEKACESEGIQAWSIGRIESSPSGDGDGSVLGLPA, encoded by the coding sequence ATGGACTACAAAACCGCTGGGGTCGATGTGGAGGCGGGGCGCGCCTTCGTCAACAGAATCCGCAAGAGCGTGGAAGCAACACACAGGCCAGAGGTCGTGGGCGGACTCGGCGGTTTCGGCGGACTGATGCGCCTTCCCGAAGGCCTAAAGAAACCTCTACTGGTCTCGGGGACCGATGGTGTTGGCACCAAGCTTGAACTTGCTCAAGACCATGGCGGTCATCACAACGTGGGAATCGACCTCGTGGCCATGTGTGTCAACGACGTGATCACCAGTGGGGCTGAACCCCTATTTTTCCTCGACTACATGGCCACAGGAGCGCTGAGCCCTGAAGCCATGGCCACCGTGGTGGAGGGCATTGCCGAGGGATGTCGCGTGAGTGGTTGCGCTTTGTTGGGTGGTGAAACCGCTGAAATGCCCGGGTTTTATCCACCAGGGCGTTACGACTTAGCAGGCTTCTGCGTGGCCGTTGTGGATGAGGAGCAATTGATCGACGGTCGGCAGATCCGAGCGGGCGATCGCATTTTGGGCATTGCCAGTAGCGGCATTCACAGCAATGGCTTCAGCCTGGTCCGCAGGGTTCTCGCACAAGCTGGTGCTAATGCTGAAACCACATTCGGCCCCAGTGAACAACCTCTGATCGAGACCTTGCTCACTCCCACACAGCTCTATGGGCGGCTTGTGAAAACCTTGCTCGACGCAGGAACGCCCATTCATGGAATGGCCCACATCACAGGAGGAGGTCTTCCTGAGAACCTGCCGCGTTGCCTTCCACAGGGCCTAAAGGCAAGCGTGGACCCATCGAGCTGGACACGTCCGGCGATCTACAACTGGTTGCAGTCCTACGGCGACATCCCCGAGCGGGACCTCTGGCACACCTTCAATCTCGGAATTGGATATTGCTTGATCGTTCCTGAAGAAGGGGTTTCTATGGCTGAGAAAGCATGCGAATCGGAAGGGATTCAGGCCTGGAGCATCGGACGTATCGAAAGCTCACCAAGCGGCGATGGAGACGGGTCCGTCTTGGGACTCCCAGCATGA
- a CDS encoding chromophore lyase CpcT/CpeT produces MTATIGHFLENLCGEYSNQQQAFDNPPLFAHIFLRYKPIEHLQPGSILLEQTYAVDPKHPYRLRVIRAEEVTSGVIKLWNHTFKDPDHFSTATYNDECRKTIKEQDLIRLDHCHYQVRQLDNGFHGELEPGCRCIVHRDGKETYLVSSFHLQGDELSTLDRGHDPKTHERCWGSIAGEFRFQRISNWAENIPEKWL; encoded by the coding sequence ATGACAGCAACGATTGGACATTTTCTTGAGAATCTTTGTGGTGAATACAGTAACCAGCAACAGGCATTCGACAACCCACCATTATTTGCACACATTTTTCTTCGCTATAAGCCAATTGAGCATCTGCAGCCTGGTTCAATCCTTCTCGAACAAACCTACGCAGTCGACCCTAAGCATCCTTATCGGCTGAGGGTAATTCGTGCCGAAGAAGTTACTTCAGGTGTCATCAAGTTATGGAATCATACATTTAAAGATCCGGATCACTTCTCAACTGCTACATATAATGACGAGTGCAGAAAAACAATTAAAGAGCAAGATCTAATCCGCCTCGATCATTGCCATTATCAAGTCCGTCAATTAGATAATGGATTTCATGGTGAACTTGAACCGGGATGTCGATGCATCGTGCATCGCGACGGGAAAGAGACCTATTTAGTGAGCAGCTTTCACCTCCAAGGCGATGAATTATCAACATTAGATCGAGGACACGACCCCAAAACACATGAGAGATGCTGGGGATCCATTGCTGGTGAATTCCGCTTTCAGCGCATCAGTAACTGGGCTGAAAACATTCCTGAAAAGTGGTTATGA
- a CDS encoding HEAT repeat domain-containing protein → MKDPSTEHLHPPLTEAQVIANLRQTEDFSDQYYAAWWLGRMRSRHPETIPLLIAALDPLQENPINSERRAVALNAIRALGILQATNAEEKLRILLKKNDYSIREESARSLGMIQAQAAIPDLCELLSGSQDEVEQIQPGSAKLKEPYESVLEALGAIGVASHSVIIMITPFTKHSRPLIRASACRALLQLTGDQKWAPPLIELLQHDDPLIRRGVLLDLGATGWMPALPAIQAAAIENSLKLVALRGLAEKSEDTSVLDAMDALL, encoded by the coding sequence ATGAAGGATCCTTCAACTGAGCACCTCCACCCACCTCTCACAGAAGCGCAGGTCATTGCGAATTTACGCCAGACAGAAGATTTCTCTGACCAGTACTACGCAGCGTGGTGGCTCGGGCGGATGCGCAGTCGTCATCCTGAAACGATACCTCTGCTGATCGCAGCGTTGGATCCTCTCCAAGAAAATCCTATCAATAGCGAACGTCGCGCCGTTGCATTGAATGCAATCAGAGCGCTAGGAATCCTTCAAGCAACGAATGCAGAAGAAAAGCTCAGAATTCTCCTGAAGAAAAACGACTACTCAATCCGTGAAGAGTCAGCAAGAAGTTTGGGAATGATTCAAGCTCAAGCTGCTATCCCAGATCTATGCGAGCTGTTATCTGGGAGCCAGGACGAGGTAGAACAAATACAACCGGGATCTGCCAAGTTGAAAGAACCCTATGAATCTGTGTTAGAGGCCTTGGGAGCGATTGGCGTAGCATCACACAGCGTGATAATCATGATTACGCCTTTCACAAAACATTCTCGTCCGCTAATACGAGCTTCAGCTTGTCGAGCCTTGCTTCAACTCACCGGTGATCAGAAATGGGCACCACCTTTAATTGAGCTTCTACAACATGATGATCCACTGATTCGTAGGGGCGTTCTTCTGGATCTAGGCGCAACAGGCTGGATGCCAGCGTTGCCCGCCATTCAGGCTGCTGCCATTGAAAACAGCCTCAAACTTGTCGCTTTACGTGGCCTTGCAGAAAAAAGCGAAGACACGTCCGTCCTTGATGCAATGGACGCACTCTTGTGA
- a CDS encoding bifunctional pantoate--beta-alanine ligase/(d)CMP kinase yields the protein MHFVPTMGGLHHGHSSLIAAASCPKAGVAETLVSVFVNPLQFGANEDFARYPRTFEADCELAELSGASAIWCPDEQQIYPGGMAESWRVQAPKSLQSRLCGSTRPGHFDGVVTVVCRLLALARPHQLFLGEKDWQQLTILRRMVVDLGLDVRVRSVPTVRDGDGLASSSRNRYLNAQERQQGVLFAQVLRDAKSAFLSGGMSPDPGQVRRHLEEGGLNVEYVEVVDPWLLQPSKPNEASLTLLAAAVRCGSTRLIDHAFLMTRSPLVAIDGPAGAGKSTVTRAFAERLGLVYLDTGAMYRAVTWLVLEQGVDPADSAAVDVVLNGLEVELEPLQQGVQVVRVNGHEVTDAIRDPRVTASVSAVAAHACVRAAMTAQQQRMGAAGGLVAEGRDIGTAVFPDAELKVFLTATPKERARRRALDLEARGHEVPALPELEAQIVERDRLDSTREVAPLLQADDAIELISDGMSIEQVIDALEDLFRRRVGEEVWPTPV from the coding sequence GTGCATTTTGTCCCAACGATGGGGGGGCTTCATCACGGCCACTCAAGCCTGATTGCGGCGGCCTCCTGCCCAAAGGCAGGTGTGGCAGAGACCTTGGTGAGCGTGTTCGTCAATCCTTTGCAGTTTGGTGCGAATGAGGATTTCGCTCGCTACCCACGAACCTTTGAAGCGGACTGCGAACTGGCGGAGCTATCTGGTGCTTCTGCAATCTGGTGTCCAGACGAGCAGCAGATTTATCCCGGTGGGATGGCTGAATCCTGGAGGGTTCAGGCGCCGAAATCGTTGCAGTCACGATTGTGCGGATCAACGAGGCCTGGTCACTTCGATGGTGTCGTCACAGTGGTCTGCCGTCTGTTGGCATTGGCCAGGCCGCATCAGTTGTTTTTGGGGGAAAAGGATTGGCAGCAACTCACCATTCTTCGCCGCATGGTGGTGGACTTGGGCTTGGACGTCCGGGTGCGCAGTGTGCCCACCGTGAGGGATGGTGATGGTCTGGCTAGCAGTTCGCGCAACCGCTACCTCAACGCTCAAGAGCGCCAGCAAGGGGTGTTGTTTGCCCAGGTTCTACGCGATGCGAAATCTGCGTTCTTGAGTGGCGGCATGTCGCCGGACCCTGGTCAAGTTCGCCGTCATCTTGAAGAGGGTGGCCTCAATGTGGAGTACGTCGAGGTTGTTGATCCCTGGTTGTTGCAGCCTTCCAAGCCCAATGAGGCATCACTTACTTTGCTTGCAGCTGCTGTTCGATGCGGCAGCACCCGCCTGATCGATCATGCTTTTTTAATGACGCGTTCTCCCCTCGTTGCCATTGACGGTCCTGCAGGAGCTGGCAAAAGCACGGTGACCAGAGCCTTTGCTGAGCGCCTCGGGCTTGTGTACCTCGACACCGGAGCGATGTATCGGGCCGTGACGTGGTTGGTGCTGGAGCAGGGAGTTGATCCGGCTGATTCTGCGGCTGTGGACGTTGTCTTGAATGGTCTCGAGGTGGAACTTGAGCCGTTACAGCAGGGTGTGCAGGTGGTGCGTGTGAATGGCCACGAGGTCACCGACGCGATTCGTGATCCGCGGGTGACGGCGTCTGTATCAGCGGTCGCGGCCCATGCTTGCGTTCGCGCTGCAATGACTGCCCAGCAGCAGCGAATGGGCGCAGCGGGCGGTCTCGTCGCTGAGGGGAGAGATATTGGCACTGCTGTGTTCCCAGATGCAGAGCTCAAGGTGTTTCTTACGGCAACTCCCAAAGAGCGGGCCCGACGTCGTGCTCTCGATTTGGAAGCCAGAGGACACGAGGTGCCAGCTCTTCCTGAGCTGGAGGCACAGATTGTGGAACGGGATCGTCTTGATAGCACCCGTGAGGTGGCGCCCCTGCTTCAAGCAGACGATGCCATCGAGCTGATCAGCGATGGGATGAGCATCGAGCAGGTGATTGATGCGCTGGAAGATTTGTTCCGTCGTCGTGTGGGCGAAGAGGTCTGGCCCACTCCTGTTTAA
- a CDS encoding 2-hydroxyacyl-CoA dehydratase: MAFDRIQRTTRRRASAGPTPPRRPLGGNYDRASGHRQGPRPTFLALKDHGKVFVADMPFLSDGQLANITKEAAEVLESLERRIVELEEIADQPIADRDTLIKACTKRDVTHRFLRAIEDEQQQRRENPAVLSAAGESLPRTFLEIARHRLPGATFDSLLQEALNACEQSKAQEEKSNPSPVKVIPFQSKSSSLPVVVSPDPDPADQAL; encoded by the coding sequence ATGGCTTTCGATAGAATTCAAAGGACGACTCGTAGAAGAGCTTCTGCTGGTCCTACGCCTCCCCGCAGGCCTCTTGGCGGAAATTATGACCGTGCATCAGGGCATCGGCAAGGGCCAAGGCCAACTTTTTTAGCCCTCAAAGATCATGGAAAAGTCTTTGTTGCAGACATGCCCTTCCTATCGGACGGACAACTCGCAAACATCACGAAAGAAGCTGCCGAAGTGCTCGAGAGCCTCGAGCGCAGGATTGTTGAACTTGAAGAGATTGCTGATCAGCCGATTGCCGACCGAGACACCCTGATCAAAGCGTGTACCAAACGCGATGTGACGCATCGCTTCCTACGCGCGATTGAAGATGAGCAACAGCAACGCCGTGAGAACCCTGCTGTCCTGAGTGCAGCGGGTGAGTCTCTACCGAGAACGTTCCTAGAGATTGCCAGACATCGTTTGCCAGGAGCCACATTCGATTCTCTGCTTCAGGAAGCTTTGAATGCCTGTGAACAATCCAAGGCGCAGGAAGAAAAGTCCAATCCATCACCGGTCAAGGTCATTCCATTCCAGAGCAAATCATCGTCCTTGCCAGTGGTTGTGAGTCCAGATCCTGATCCTGCTGATCAGGCACTCTGA
- a CDS encoding low molecular weight protein-tyrosine-phosphatase → MTTKLLFVCLGNICRSPAAEGVFLHLIEQRKLTDQFLVDSAGTGGWHVGNPADRRMQAAAKRRGIDLPSRARQLERSDLESFDHILTMDQDNLRNVSSMAKEFGPRSTANIRLMLSHARRADTLEVPDPYYGGEQGFEHVLDLLEDACEGLLDDLLAPPPQR, encoded by the coding sequence ATGACAACAAAATTGCTATTTGTTTGTCTCGGCAATATCTGCCGTTCACCCGCCGCTGAAGGCGTATTCCTTCACCTCATCGAGCAACGAAAACTCACGGACCAGTTTCTCGTTGATTCCGCTGGGACAGGGGGCTGGCATGTAGGGAATCCAGCCGATCGACGCATGCAAGCAGCCGCGAAGCGCCGCGGGATTGATCTGCCCAGTCGTGCTCGCCAACTTGAACGCAGCGACTTAGAGAGTTTTGATCACATCCTCACCATGGATCAGGACAACCTGCGCAACGTGAGCAGCATGGCCAAAGAATTCGGCCCCCGAAGCACAGCCAACATTCGCCTCATGCTCAGCCATGCACGTCGGGCAGACACGCTTGAGGTTCCAGATCCCTATTACGGAGGTGAGCAGGGCTTCGAACATGTGCTCGATTTACTCGAGGATGCCTGTGAAGGGCTTCTTGACGACCTCTTAGCTCCGCCCCCTCAGCGCTAA
- a CDS encoding ion transporter: MLGEGESGRKSTFVVKAIGVLIVFSIVLAILATEPVIRGPHLDLLAKLDLVVAILFLAEYLFRLWIAPLRDGARKGLRGALDFAITPMAILDLVAIAPTILGFITPELYLLRVIRLVRIGRIGRSKRFQKSVRHFNHAIASKKEELQISAIYSAVVISLSSALMYLVEGSVQPEQFGSIPRCLWWSVITVTTVGYGDVSPETAAGKIVAAITALFGIAVIAIPIGIVSSGFTDSLSLEKANLDSKNG; the protein is encoded by the coding sequence TTGCTTGGGGAAGGGGAAAGTGGTCGAAAGAGCACATTCGTTGTCAAAGCGATTGGTGTTTTGATTGTCTTTTCAATAGTTCTGGCAATTCTTGCGACAGAGCCAGTGATTCGTGGCCCTCATCTTGATCTTTTGGCAAAATTAGATCTCGTTGTTGCAATCTTGTTCCTGGCAGAATATCTTTTCCGTCTGTGGATTGCACCGCTAAGAGATGGGGCTCGTAAGGGATTGCGAGGAGCTTTGGACTTTGCAATCACTCCAATGGCAATTCTTGATCTTGTCGCGATTGCGCCAACGATTCTGGGTTTTATTACTCCTGAGCTCTATCTTCTTCGCGTGATTCGTCTTGTGCGAATTGGAAGAATAGGGCGTTCTAAGCGTTTTCAGAAAAGCGTAAGGCATTTCAATCATGCCATCGCATCGAAGAAGGAAGAGCTGCAAATTTCGGCAATTTATTCAGCTGTGGTTATTAGTCTTAGTAGTGCTTTGATGTATTTGGTTGAGGGAAGTGTTCAGCCTGAGCAATTTGGTTCCATTCCCAGGTGTCTGTGGTGGTCTGTGATTACCGTCACAACGGTTGGCTACGGCGACGTGTCTCCAGAAACTGCAGCGGGAAAGATTGTTGCTGCAATCACGGCATTGTTTGGCATTGCAGTCATCGCTATTCCTATCGGAATTGTTTCGTCTGGCTTTACCGATTCTTTGAGTTTGGAAAAAGCGAATTTAGATTCCAAGAATGGTTGA
- a CDS encoding helix-turn-helix transcriptional regulator, with the protein MLHRRNATHNCLADIEHYFQQPPPLFLDLELAVCWIVDCLLQHDSYPSGLLQRLQREHPQLRVSETVLHQAVDFLNQQELLDCYSKRCPSRGRPRRMLHLHDEARAEAERLMEPWHRWLHEHDPVTT; encoded by the coding sequence ATGCTCCACCGTCGCAACGCCACTCACAACTGCCTGGCCGATATCGAACATTATTTTCAGCAACCACCGCCACTGTTCTTAGATCTTGAACTTGCGGTGTGCTGGATCGTGGACTGTCTGCTTCAACACGACAGCTACCCCTCTGGACTGCTCCAAAGATTGCAACGGGAACACCCACAGTTGCGCGTTTCTGAAACCGTTCTGCACCAGGCCGTTGATTTTCTGAATCAGCAAGAACTGCTCGATTGCTACAGCAAGCGTTGCCCAAGCCGCGGCCGTCCTCGCCGCATGCTCCATCTCCATGACGAAGCCAGAGCTGAGGCTGAGCGGTTAATGGAACCATGGCATCGCTGGCTCCACGAACATGACCCCGTTACCACCTAG
- a CDS encoding lipid-A-disaccharide synthase-related protein: MLIISNGHGEDLIALRIIEALRNQRPQLTLKVLPLVGIGGSFRTATEQGWVQQIGPSAPLPSGGFSNQSLRGLLADVIAGLPLLTWQQWRCLRKHRSEVDAVLAVGDLLPLLMAWGSGRPFGFVGTPKSDYTWSSGPGRDLSDNYHALKGSEWDPWEWLLMRNKRCRLVVTRDRLTARGLRRHGVRAEAPGNPMMDGLSNATAPASLNRCRRILLLCGSRMPEAERNFSRLLLGLAPLPSDRPIAVLVALGSTPGLQSLGSELKRQGFRSSPPPSDALQAGACWLKGHVLVLLGPGQFDRWAPWAEVGVATAGTATEQLVGLGIPALSLPGKGPQFTQGFAKRQSRLLGGAVRSCQSSHELNTRLKQLLEDPSLRLKMGQRGRQRMGPAGGGEAIAKRVLNQLPLGHGY; this comes from the coding sequence TTGCTCATCATCAGCAATGGACACGGGGAAGACCTCATCGCCTTGAGGATCATCGAGGCACTGCGCAACCAACGTCCGCAACTAACACTGAAGGTGTTACCGCTCGTGGGAATAGGGGGAAGCTTCCGGACCGCCACGGAACAAGGCTGGGTTCAACAAATTGGACCCTCTGCTCCGCTTCCGAGCGGCGGTTTTAGCAATCAAAGTCTGCGGGGCCTCCTCGCTGATGTCATCGCCGGTCTACCCCTGCTCACCTGGCAGCAATGGCGATGCCTGCGCAAGCACCGATCTGAAGTCGACGCCGTCCTTGCCGTGGGAGACCTGCTACCGCTCTTGATGGCGTGGGGTTCGGGACGCCCCTTCGGCTTCGTTGGCACCCCAAAAAGTGATTACACCTGGTCCAGCGGCCCCGGTCGTGACCTCAGCGACAACTATCACGCTCTTAAGGGAAGCGAATGGGATCCCTGGGAGTGGCTGCTCATGCGCAACAAACGCTGCCGTTTGGTGGTAACCCGTGACCGCTTAACCGCTCGAGGGCTACGCAGACACGGGGTCCGCGCCGAAGCCCCTGGCAATCCGATGATGGATGGGTTGAGCAACGCAACCGCCCCTGCCAGCCTGAATCGCTGCAGGCGCATCCTGCTGCTGTGCGGAAGCCGAATGCCAGAAGCAGAGCGCAACTTCAGCCGTTTGCTGCTCGGGTTGGCACCGTTGCCCAGCGACCGACCGATTGCCGTGTTGGTTGCGCTTGGCAGCACGCCAGGCCTTCAATCCCTTGGGTCAGAACTCAAGCGTCAAGGGTTTCGATCCAGTCCACCACCCAGTGATGCCTTGCAGGCAGGAGCCTGCTGGCTGAAGGGGCATGTTCTTGTCTTGTTGGGACCCGGTCAGTTCGACCGCTGGGCTCCATGGGCTGAGGTGGGCGTGGCAACGGCAGGAACAGCCACCGAACAACTCGTAGGGCTGGGCATTCCCGCTCTCTCCCTCCCAGGGAAGGGGCCTCAGTTCACCCAAGGATTTGCAAAACGCCAAAGTCGCTTGCTCGGTGGAGCTGTGCGTTCTTGTCAATCGAGCCATGAGCTCAACACACGCCTGAAGCAGCTCCTCGAGGATCCTTCTCTGAGATTGAAAATGGGTCAAAGAGGTCGCCAACGCATGGGCCCTGCCGGGGGCGGTGAAGCCATCGCGAAGCGAGTTCTGAATCAACTGCCACTCGGCCACGGATACTGA
- a CDS encoding aldo/keto reductase: MTGIGFGTWAWGNQLLWGYQPERDDPDLEATLSAAVQGGLSLVDTADSYGTGRLNGRSELLLGQFLRAMDPAQSRRLKVATKLAPFPWRLGRGGFKRAFNASQKRLGGHLDRIQLHWSTARYAPWQELPLLDGLGDLVEQGLVPELGLSNVGPKRLRFLHGHLLTRGIRLQSVQVQLSLLAPEPVLRGELVQVCQELGVELLAYSPLALGILAIPSGVQGTTSTVLRSRLFQRLLPASEDLRSVMGEIAAKRSASMAQVALNWCRAHGACPIPGLRRPAQALDAAAALKWSLNTTERQALDQLSKRTLARMPANPFQSA, from the coding sequence GTGACGGGAATCGGATTTGGAACTTGGGCCTGGGGCAACCAATTGCTGTGGGGTTACCAACCAGAGCGCGACGATCCCGATCTTGAGGCCACGCTGAGCGCAGCTGTTCAAGGCGGACTGTCGCTTGTAGACACTGCCGATTCCTACGGCACGGGTCGCCTCAATGGGCGTAGCGAACTGTTGCTGGGTCAGTTCCTCCGCGCCATGGATCCTGCTCAGTCCAGGCGGCTCAAGGTGGCCACCAAGCTGGCTCCATTCCCTTGGCGGCTGGGTCGCGGCGGCTTTAAGCGTGCCTTTAATGCCAGTCAAAAGCGGTTGGGAGGGCATTTGGATCGAATCCAATTGCACTGGAGCACGGCTCGGTACGCCCCTTGGCAAGAGTTGCCTCTGCTCGATGGGCTTGGTGACCTCGTGGAGCAAGGGTTGGTGCCAGAACTTGGCTTGTCCAACGTGGGACCGAAGCGTCTTCGCTTCCTGCATGGGCATCTCTTGACCAGAGGGATCCGCCTTCAGAGCGTGCAAGTTCAGCTTTCTTTGCTCGCACCTGAACCGGTCTTGCGTGGCGAGTTGGTGCAGGTGTGCCAGGAGCTTGGTGTGGAGTTGTTGGCCTATAGCCCCCTAGCCCTAGGGATTTTGGCGATTCCTTCGGGCGTGCAAGGCACCACCTCAACGGTGCTGCGTTCAAGGTTGTTTCAGCGGTTGCTGCCGGCCAGTGAGGATTTGCGTTCTGTGATGGGTGAGATCGCTGCAAAACGAAGCGCCTCGATGGCACAAGTGGCTTTGAATTGGTGCCGGGCCCACGGAGCGTGCCCGATTCCGGGGCTACGGCGCCCAGCCCAAGCTCTCGATGCGGCAGCCGCTTTGAAGTGGTCGCTGAATACAACCGAGAGGCAAGCGTTGGATCAACTCAGTAAACGAACATTGGCGCGCATGCCAGCAAATCCATTTCAGAGTGCCTGA
- a CDS encoding HEAT repeat domain-containing protein, whose translation MHASPLEGAIADLQAAKTTPELIQATKNLCNLRTVGAISALIEVLGFNNPAVASVATAGLIELGSQAVPSLLVSLDEKNYGSRAWVVRALASIRDPRSLDLLEHALATDIAPSVRRSAARGLADLDLIYPEESSKLNRCLLALLAAIKDDEWVVRYSAIFGIELHLLKYNSINKHQCIMGLKQLSSNSESIKVIRLRATLALHRVNPS comes from the coding sequence ATGCATGCCTCTCCGCTAGAAGGAGCTATCGCTGATCTTCAAGCCGCCAAAACAACACCTGAATTAATTCAAGCCACCAAAAACCTATGCAATCTTCGTACGGTTGGAGCAATTTCAGCACTGATTGAAGTGTTGGGATTTAATAATCCAGCCGTCGCATCAGTTGCAACTGCTGGATTGATCGAACTTGGCAGCCAGGCTGTGCCCTCACTATTAGTGAGCCTTGACGAGAAAAACTACGGTTCACGCGCCTGGGTCGTGCGAGCCCTTGCCTCGATTCGTGATCCCAGAAGTCTCGACTTACTGGAACATGCTTTAGCAACAGATATTGCACCAAGTGTGCGGCGCTCCGCCGCCCGTGGTCTGGCAGATCTAGATCTCATTTATCCTGAAGAAAGTTCAAAACTGAATCGCTGTCTATTAGCGCTGCTCGCAGCAATCAAAGATGATGAATGGGTAGTGCGCTATTCCGCAATCTTCGGAATTGAATTGCACTTACTCAAGTACAATTCCATAAATAAGCATCAATGCATCATGGGTTTAAAACAACTGAGTTCCAATTCTGAGTCCATCAAGGTGATTCGCCTGCGCGCCACCTTGGCTTTACACCGCGTGAATCCCTCATGA